One genomic window of Legionella jordanis includes the following:
- a CDS encoding M16 family metallopeptidase has product MRIALMLFLTTLSFQASTQVREFRLDNGLKILVKEDHRAPVAVSMIWYNVGSADEPGGLTGVSHALEHVMFKGTQKYPLGIFSKTIAEVGGQENAFTNFDYTTYFEKISASQLPIAFELEADRMQNLLLDKEEFAKEIQVIREERRLRTDDNPQALTFERYLAAAHLTNPYHHPVIGWMSDLQQMSVDDLKNWYQNHYAPNNATLVVAGDVDAEKIHQLAIQYFGSIKKQANYIRREQLEPPSLGQKTVEVYAPAKIPMLMFGYTVPSVKSSKNSWEPYALEVITGLLDAGDSARFAKNLIRGNHVASGVDVYYNLYSRYETQIVFFGTPSQSHNINDLKNAMLKEINRLKTELVNPEELQRIKTQIIAQKTFEKDSIFGQAMELGMLETIGLGWQTAEAYTDRINSITPQQIQEVAQRYFKEMAETDALLIPANREEKA; this is encoded by the coding sequence ATGCGAATCGCTTTAATGCTCTTTTTAACAACGCTCTCCTTTCAAGCCTCAACTCAGGTCCGAGAATTTAGATTAGATAATGGTTTAAAAATTTTGGTGAAAGAAGATCATCGCGCTCCTGTTGCGGTTTCCATGATTTGGTATAACGTTGGCTCAGCCGATGAACCAGGCGGTTTAACCGGTGTTTCACATGCTTTAGAGCATGTGATGTTCAAAGGAACACAAAAATATCCTTTAGGCATTTTTTCGAAAACAATTGCTGAAGTTGGCGGTCAAGAAAACGCCTTTACCAATTTTGACTACACCACTTATTTTGAAAAAATTTCAGCTTCACAATTACCCATCGCCTTCGAACTAGAAGCCGATCGCATGCAAAATCTCCTCTTGGATAAAGAAGAATTTGCTAAAGAAATTCAAGTCATTCGGGAAGAACGACGCCTTCGAACCGATGACAATCCCCAGGCATTGACATTCGAACGCTATTTAGCCGCTGCTCATCTGACGAATCCCTATCATCATCCGGTTATTGGGTGGATGAGCGACCTGCAGCAAATGAGTGTTGATGATTTAAAAAATTGGTATCAAAATCATTACGCTCCCAACAACGCCACTTTAGTCGTTGCTGGCGACGTGGATGCTGAGAAAATTCACCAACTGGCCATTCAGTATTTTGGTTCTATAAAAAAACAGGCAAACTATATCCGCCGAGAGCAATTAGAGCCTCCTTCTTTGGGGCAAAAAACCGTTGAAGTTTATGCTCCAGCGAAAATTCCCATGCTCATGTTTGGATACACAGTTCCTTCAGTTAAAAGCAGCAAAAATAGTTGGGAGCCCTATGCACTAGAAGTGATTACTGGCCTTCTGGATGCAGGGGATAGCGCTCGCTTTGCTAAAAATCTGATTCGTGGCAATCATGTTGCAAGCGGAGTAGATGTCTATTATAACCTGTATTCCCGCTACGAAACTCAAATTGTTTTCTTCGGCACCCCATCACAATCCCACAACATCAATGATTTAAAAAATGCCATGTTGAAAGAAATCAATCGCTTAAAAACCGAATTGGTTAATCCAGAAGAATTGCAACGAATAAAAACCCAAATCATTGCTCAAAAAACCTTTGAAAAGGATTCTATATTTGGCCAAGCCATGGAATTAGGCATGTTAGAAACAATTGGACTTGGCTGGCAAACGGCAGAGGCTTATACCGATCGGATTAACAGCATCACGCCTCAGCAAATCCAGGAAGTTGCGCAACGTTACTTTAAAGAAATGGCAGAAACAGATGCTCTGTTGATCCCTGCCAATCGAGAGGAAAAAGCATGA
- the rpoH gene encoding RNA polymerase sigma factor RpoH produces MNQQLQLASLNLPIGSLDAYIHRVNQIPILSAEEEHSFAERFQNEGDLEAARQLVLAHLRYVVRVARGYLGYGLPLNDLIQEGNIGLMKAVKRFDPKLGVRLVSFAVHWIKAEIHEFVLRNWRIVKVATTKAQRKLFFNLRQMKNRLGWFSREEVDAVAKDLGVSREDVLVMEQRLNAMDASYDAPLSDDDDEGFKAPIHFLHDNMSDPAYLIEQEVSGERGREQLFLALEQLDERSQDILQQRWLADEKATLHDLAAKYGVSAERVRQLEKNAMKKIRQFMENAN; encoded by the coding sequence ATGAATCAGCAGTTACAACTGGCATCTCTCAATCTGCCCATTGGCAGCCTTGATGCCTATATTCATCGCGTTAATCAAATACCAATTTTATCTGCTGAAGAAGAGCATAGTTTTGCTGAACGCTTTCAAAATGAAGGTGATTTAGAAGCCGCTCGCCAATTGGTTTTAGCTCACCTACGCTATGTGGTACGCGTTGCACGCGGCTACTTAGGTTACGGCTTGCCTCTAAATGACTTAATTCAAGAAGGCAACATTGGACTTATGAAAGCGGTCAAACGCTTTGACCCCAAATTGGGCGTGCGCTTGGTTTCTTTTGCTGTTCACTGGATTAAGGCCGAAATACACGAATTTGTTCTTCGCAATTGGCGCATTGTGAAAGTAGCAACAACCAAAGCCCAAAGAAAATTATTTTTTAATCTCCGCCAAATGAAAAATCGTTTAGGTTGGTTTAGCCGCGAAGAAGTTGATGCAGTGGCGAAAGATTTGGGAGTGAGCCGCGAAGACGTATTGGTTATGGAGCAGCGTCTTAATGCCATGGATGCCTCTTATGATGCTCCACTTTCTGACGACGATGATGAAGGGTTTAAAGCACCGATTCATTTCCTTCATGACAATATGAGTGATCCTGCCTATTTAATTGAACAGGAAGTGAGTGGAGAGCGTGGACGTGAGCAGCTATTCCTGGCTTTGGAACAATTGGATGAGCGCAGCCAGGATATTTTGCAGCAGCGTTGGCTTGCTGATGAAAAAGCTACTTTGCATGATTTGGCTGCCAAGTATGGAGTCTCAGCGGAACGAGTTCGCCAGCTTGAGAAAAATGCCATGAAAAAAATTCGCCAATTCATGGAAAATGCTAATTGA
- a CDS encoding DUF2188 domain-containing protein, with translation MSRNDYHVLPNSRLGGWDVRREHGLKASRHFETQDKAIAAARKMSRRAGTELFIHGMDGEILRKDSHGHDPFPPRG, from the coding sequence ATGAGCAGAAATGATTATCATGTTTTGCCAAATAGCCGTCTTGGGGGATGGGATGTGCGCAGGGAACATGGATTAAAGGCAAGTCGACATTTTGAGACTCAGGATAAAGCCATCGCTGCCGCAAGAAAAATGAGCCGAAGAGCAGGTACTGAGTTATTTATTCATGGCATGGATGGTGAGATTTTAAGGAAAGACAGTCACGGCCATGATCCTTTTCCACCTCGAGGTTAG
- a CDS encoding GNAT family N-acetyltransferase has translation MDKLLTTTIRKALLQDAAAIASNHICSWQETYKEYIPASVLNSLSLKEKTEQWRALIKQKVDILVVEVEHEIVGFLSMCVFRDAKPNNNDGEISAIYLHPAYWRQGLGTKLCQIAFAELSKSGFKYVYVWVLSRNNGARVFYESLGFAMTQEKKIEEFCEGGAPLEEILYKKTVK, from the coding sequence GTGGATAAGTTATTAACAACAACCATTCGGAAGGCATTGCTGCAAGATGCAGCGGCAATTGCTAGCAATCACATCTGTTCCTGGCAGGAAACCTACAAAGAGTATATACCTGCGTCTGTGTTGAACAGTTTGTCATTGAAAGAGAAAACTGAGCAATGGCGTGCTCTTATAAAACAGAAGGTAGACATACTGGTGGTGGAAGTCGAGCATGAAATTGTTGGCTTTCTGAGTATGTGTGTATTTCGTGATGCCAAGCCAAATAATAACGACGGTGAAATCAGTGCTATTTATCTGCACCCAGCTTATTGGCGACAAGGATTAGGGACAAAATTATGCCAGATAGCCTTTGCTGAGTTATCGAAATCAGGCTTCAAATATGTCTACGTTTGGGTATTGTCCAGGAATAATGGCGCCAGAGTATTTTACGAGTCACTGGGGTTTGCAATGACTCAAGAAAAAAAAATAGAGGAGTTTTGCGAAGGAGGGGCTCCACTGGAGGAAATTCTATACAAAAAAACTGTGAAGTGA
- the ftsX gene encoding permease-like cell division protein FtsX, protein MLKTIRAMASYHLQAANNSLNFLCRNPMATMMTVVVIAITLTLPALFWVLSDNLQNITKNWQRGGHISLYLKTSLSNQEQNAAVIQIQAMEGVGKVNLKTAEEGLKELQQQEGMHDIMRYLPENPLPAVIEVIPAIGFSQPFQVQQLYTRLQSLAQVEQAKLDMEWISRLHAILGFANKAAHAVMALLASAVVLIIGNTLRLAIHNRHEEIQVLKLIGATDPFIARPFLYSGIWYSLAGAILAVLFVNIFMLSFAVAIKQLAAAYQMHYPIMGLSVRQAYSLVLVSTLLGWLGARLSVKRQLASIEPYN, encoded by the coding sequence GTGTTAAAAACGATTCGAGCCATGGCTTCCTACCATTTGCAAGCGGCTAACAACAGCCTTAATTTTCTTTGCCGTAACCCAATGGCCACGATGATGACAGTGGTTGTTATTGCTATTACTTTAACTCTGCCAGCGCTGTTTTGGGTTTTAAGTGATAATCTGCAAAATATTACGAAAAATTGGCAAAGAGGCGGCCATATTTCTCTTTACTTGAAAACGTCTTTGTCGAATCAGGAACAAAATGCCGCTGTTATTCAGATTCAAGCGATGGAAGGGGTTGGAAAAGTGAACCTTAAAACTGCTGAAGAAGGTTTAAAGGAACTTCAGCAGCAAGAAGGCATGCACGATATCATGCGTTATTTGCCTGAAAATCCTTTGCCTGCAGTGATTGAAGTAATTCCTGCGATAGGATTTAGCCAGCCATTTCAGGTGCAGCAGTTGTATACTCGGTTGCAGTCTTTAGCTCAAGTTGAACAGGCAAAGCTTGATATGGAATGGATAAGTCGTCTTCATGCTATTTTAGGCTTTGCCAATAAGGCCGCTCATGCTGTCATGGCGCTATTAGCCAGTGCTGTTGTGTTAATCATTGGCAACACGCTCAGACTCGCTATACACAATCGACATGAGGAGATCCAGGTGCTAAAATTAATAGGAGCAACTGACCCTTTTATTGCCCGACCCTTTCTATATTCAGGTATTTGGTATAGCTTGGCGGGTGCCATTTTGGCTGTATTGTTTGTAAACATTTTTATGTTAAGTTTTGCAGTTGCCATTAAACAATTAGCCGCGGCCTATCAGATGCATTATCCCATTATGGGATTATCTGTAAGGCAAGCCTATTCTCTTGTTTTAGTCTCTACTTTATTGGGCTGGTTGGGGGCGAGATTGTCCGTTAAACGACAACTTGCTTCTATTGAGCCCTATAATTAG
- the ftsE gene encoding cell division ATP-binding protein FtsE — MINFDQVTKRYPGGFEALSQVNFSLQRGEMAFLTGHSGAGKSTLLKLIAMLEAPSSGQIVVNGIRLNQLKKKEIADYRASLGITFQSPNLLTDRTIFDNVALPLQIQGVSPAMISKRVHAALDMVGLLNKEKMLPLHLSGGEQQRVGIARAVVHKPALLLADEPTGNLDPGLSTEIMKLFEQFNQVGVSILIATHDLALIAGMKHRIFMLKGGRMC; from the coding sequence ATGATTAACTTTGATCAAGTGACTAAACGCTATCCTGGAGGGTTTGAAGCACTAAGCCAGGTTAATTTTTCATTGCAAAGGGGGGAAATGGCTTTTCTAACTGGTCATTCCGGCGCAGGGAAAAGTACACTGCTTAAGCTCATCGCAATGTTGGAAGCGCCTTCATCAGGGCAAATTGTTGTCAATGGAATTCGCCTCAATCAGCTTAAGAAAAAAGAAATAGCTGATTATCGAGCCAGTCTCGGCATTACCTTTCAATCCCCCAATCTGTTGACTGACCGTACTATCTTCGACAACGTGGCTCTTCCTTTGCAAATTCAAGGAGTAAGCCCCGCCATGATTAGCAAACGGGTTCATGCCGCATTAGACATGGTAGGATTACTCAATAAGGAAAAAATGCTGCCTCTGCATTTATCGGGTGGCGAACAGCAACGGGTGGGGATTGCCCGTGCCGTCGTGCACAAACCTGCCTTGCTGTTGGCTGACGAACCAACCGGAAACCTGGATCCAGGTTTATCTACTGAAATCATGAAATTGTTTGAGCAATTTAATCAGGTAGGGGTTAGCATCCTCATCGCCACTCATGATCTTGCTTTAATTGCTGGAATGAAACATCGTATTTTCATGCTCAAAGGAGGTCGAATGTGTTAA
- the ftsY gene encoding signal recognition particle-docking protein FtsY has translation MGEIEGQNSSASAQDAEKQGFFARFKRGLTKTRQQLGDGIGRLLLGKKEIDSNILEELEILLLGSDLGIETSQTILKQLIDGLARQKLTDGNAVFDALKERLENMLKPCEKPLNPETDDHSPFVILTVGVNGAGKTTSIGKMAKQFQQQGKKVMLAAGDTFRAAAVEQLQVWGERNQIPVVAQHTGADSASVIFDALQAARSRKIDVLIADTAGRLHTQGNLMEELKKVKRVLQKLDPKAPHEVLLVLDASIGQNALNQARQFHEAIGLTGIMMTKLDGTARGGILFAIANELGIPFRYLGIGEGIDDLRPFNASQFVRAIFND, from the coding sequence ATGGGTGAAATTGAAGGGCAAAATTCTTCCGCATCTGCTCAAGATGCAGAAAAACAAGGGTTTTTTGCTCGCTTCAAACGAGGTTTAACCAAGACCCGCCAACAGCTCGGTGATGGCATTGGACGGCTATTGCTGGGTAAAAAGGAAATTGACAGCAACATTCTTGAGGAACTTGAGATTTTACTCTTAGGGTCTGACCTTGGAATTGAGACGTCGCAAACGATCTTAAAACAATTGATAGATGGTTTGGCCAGGCAGAAGTTAACGGATGGCAATGCCGTCTTCGATGCTTTAAAAGAGCGTCTTGAGAATATGCTTAAGCCTTGTGAAAAACCATTGAATCCGGAAACGGATGATCATTCTCCTTTTGTGATCCTCACGGTGGGTGTTAATGGTGCTGGTAAAACCACATCCATTGGTAAAATGGCCAAGCAATTTCAGCAGCAAGGTAAAAAAGTGATGTTGGCTGCAGGCGATACTTTTCGTGCAGCCGCAGTCGAACAACTCCAGGTTTGGGGTGAACGCAACCAAATTCCTGTCGTGGCCCAGCATACTGGCGCCGATAGCGCTTCTGTGATTTTCGATGCTTTGCAGGCCGCCAGGTCCAGAAAAATTGATGTGTTAATAGCGGATACCGCAGGGCGGCTTCACACCCAGGGTAACTTGATGGAAGAGTTAAAAAAAGTGAAGCGGGTGCTGCAAAAATTGGATCCCAAAGCGCCTCATGAAGTGCTTTTGGTTTTGGATGCCAGCATCGGACAGAATGCCTTGAATCAGGCCCGCCAATTCCATGAAGCGATTGGTTTAACGGGAATTATGATGACGAAACTGGATGGTACTGCAAGAGGAGGGATACTGTTTGCAATTGCTAATGAACTAGGCATACCATTCCGTTATCTAGGGATTGGAGAAGGGATAGATGATCTTCGTCCTTTCAATGCTTCACAATTTGTGAGAGCCATATTTAATGATTAA
- the dotD gene encoding type IVB secretion system lipoprotein DotD: protein MINKLVVPILASVILVGCRGATIFMKPPVNNPSDDATIKLAQAASSVSDSMLEIKRIEKVIIPQDKDNTLTIPNAYNLQARASVDWSGPIEEVTLRVAKAAHFRLRVLGKEPAVPILISLNDKDVSLAEILRDIDYQAGKKASLYVYPNSQVVELRYAKIYS from the coding sequence ATGATCAATAAGTTGGTTGTACCGATTCTCGCTTCTGTGATTCTTGTTGGTTGTCGTGGAGCAACGATTTTCATGAAACCACCCGTTAATAATCCCAGCGATGATGCCACCATTAAACTAGCTCAAGCAGCCTCATCGGTTAGTGATTCCATGCTGGAAATTAAACGAATCGAGAAAGTTATTATTCCACAGGACAAAGACAACACCCTTACCATTCCCAATGCTTATAATTTACAAGCTCGAGCATCGGTGGATTGGTCAGGCCCAATTGAGGAAGTCACTTTGCGAGTTGCAAAAGCCGCCCATTTTCGGTTGCGAGTTTTAGGTAAAGAACCTGCCGTCCCTATTTTAATCAGCCTTAATGACAAGGATGTGAGCTTAGCTGAAATCCTGCGTGACATCGATTATCAAGCAGGGAAAAAAGCAAGCCTTTACGTTTATCCTAATAGTCAAGTTGTAGAATTACGCTATGCGAAAATATATTCCTAG
- a CDS encoding type IV secretion system DotC family protein produces MRKYIPSLCLCLIILLVGCHRTVIVPDTGSLAGLQAMANTSGSKSRSKANMGKIREMALKETALSLGAQAGLAWRTKIIDEHLNRQARNLDAIFDFNSLILEHNILPPVLLEGRNTFNLADTQTIRISDRTYKVAKQARFITTPPNWRQYLWLDYKKPDPPNVTLLPKTKQERALWCFYVEKGWKNGIEQAGVILEESIARIKEDFAGMILYRKLLAMNMVSPPFVSHTDLGVTGDSSEMHIDDRVLRITALPGLNINSKEWVAAVAKDEEALERFKNMEKLAQSTKISITSKAWQPVIAPINDKPLS; encoded by the coding sequence ATGCGAAAATATATTCCTAGTCTTTGCCTTTGCTTAATTATTTTATTAGTGGGCTGTCACAGAACCGTTATTGTTCCTGATACAGGCTCCCTTGCCGGTTTACAGGCCATGGCGAACACCAGTGGATCCAAATCACGAAGCAAAGCCAACATGGGCAAAATTCGTGAAATGGCGCTAAAAGAAACCGCCCTCAGTTTAGGGGCTCAAGCTGGTTTAGCGTGGAGAACCAAAATAATTGATGAGCATTTAAATCGTCAAGCGCGGAATTTAGATGCTATTTTTGATTTTAATTCACTCATTCTTGAACACAATATTCTGCCACCCGTGCTGCTTGAAGGGCGAAATACCTTTAATCTCGCCGATACCCAAACCATTCGAATTTCTGATCGCACTTACAAGGTTGCAAAACAAGCTCGATTTATAACGACACCTCCAAACTGGCGGCAATACTTATGGCTCGACTATAAAAAGCCAGATCCTCCCAACGTGACTTTGCTGCCTAAAACCAAACAAGAAAGAGCGTTGTGGTGCTTTTACGTGGAAAAGGGATGGAAAAACGGCATCGAACAGGCCGGGGTTATTCTTGAAGAAAGCATAGCTCGAATTAAAGAAGATTTTGCCGGTATGATTTTGTATCGTAAATTGCTGGCCATGAATATGGTTTCTCCACCGTTTGTTTCCCACACTGATTTGGGAGTTACCGGGGATTCATCCGAAATGCACATAGATGATCGTGTATTACGCATTACTGCTTTACCTGGACTTAATATAAATAGTAAAGAGTGGGTCGCTGCCGTAGCTAAAGATGAAGAGGCTTTGGAACGTTTCAAAAACATGGAAAAATTGGCACAAAGCACTAAAATTAGTATAACCAGTAAGGCATGGCAACCCGTCATTGCTCCCATTAACGACAAGCCACTCTCTTAA
- a CDS encoding M16 family metallopeptidase — MKTILSLLTSLIFFSQVADANSFKVQRWQTANGAKVVFYQALEVPMLDINIAFAAGSAYDGPKFGLSSLTTNLLNQGNAGDDATVIAEKLANIGAQYQGESSRDMVVLSLKTLTTQEALKQAVGAFGLILSQPDFPVEAFQREKNQQLLAIAQTQESPDDVANIIFFERLYKDHPYGHPVIGLEDTVKSLELTDVRHFYKQYFVAANAVIVMVGAIDVEKAHQLAEQLTQPLARGQAAPAIPKAPQLKAADKITVDFPSSQTILRLGQVGIDHHSPDYFPLTVGNYILGGGALVSRLANEVREKRGLTYGVVSQFMPMPGYGPFLISLSTVNQQAPTALKITEDTLKQFIADGPNEAELMAAKKYLTGSFPLSLSSNSSIASMLLRIAFYNLPDDYLTTYVERINAVSTAEIKAAFQKQINSTKMLLVSVGKL, encoded by the coding sequence ATGAAAACAATTTTAAGCCTTCTTACATCTCTAATCTTTTTTTCTCAAGTTGCGGATGCCAATTCCTTTAAAGTGCAACGTTGGCAAACAGCCAATGGCGCCAAAGTGGTATTTTATCAAGCCCTTGAAGTCCCAATGCTGGACATTAATATTGCGTTTGCAGCAGGTTCGGCCTATGACGGTCCGAAATTTGGCTTAAGCTCTCTTACGACGAATTTATTGAATCAAGGCAATGCAGGTGATGATGCGACTGTGATCGCTGAGAAATTAGCCAATATTGGCGCTCAATATCAGGGAGAAAGCAGCCGCGATATGGTTGTTCTAAGTTTAAAAACCTTAACGACTCAGGAAGCACTTAAACAAGCCGTTGGGGCATTTGGTTTAATCCTTAGCCAACCTGATTTCCCTGTTGAAGCCTTTCAAAGAGAAAAAAATCAACAATTACTGGCCATAGCCCAAACGCAAGAATCGCCAGACGACGTTGCCAATATAATTTTTTTTGAAAGATTGTATAAAGACCATCCCTATGGCCATCCTGTCATTGGACTCGAAGACACTGTAAAATCCCTTGAATTAACTGATGTCCGCCATTTTTACAAGCAATATTTTGTGGCTGCTAATGCCGTTATTGTTATGGTAGGCGCTATTGATGTCGAAAAAGCACATCAACTGGCTGAACAATTAACTCAGCCCCTGGCGCGAGGTCAAGCCGCTCCTGCAATTCCCAAAGCCCCTCAATTAAAGGCTGCCGATAAAATCACTGTGGATTTTCCCTCTTCCCAGACTATTTTACGCCTTGGGCAAGTAGGAATTGATCACCACTCTCCTGACTATTTTCCATTGACGGTGGGCAATTACATTTTGGGAGGAGGTGCACTGGTTTCAAGGTTAGCCAATGAAGTGCGTGAAAAAAGAGGACTAACCTATGGTGTTGTCAGCCAATTCATGCCGATGCCTGGGTATGGACCTTTTTTAATTAGCTTGTCGACTGTCAATCAACAAGCGCCTACTGCACTTAAAATTACTGAAGACACTTTAAAACAGTTCATTGCTGACGGTCCCAATGAAGCGGAGCTTATGGCGGCGAAAAAATATTTGACAGGCAGCTTCCCCTTGTCTTTATCAAGCAACAGCAGCATTGCATCCATGTTATTACGCATTGCCTTTTACAACCTGCCCGATGATTATCTGACTACTTATGTGGAGCGCATCAATGCAGTTAGCACTGCAGAAATCAAAGCTGCTTTCCAAAAGCAAATTAATTCAACCAAGATGCTCCTGGTTTCGGTGGGTAAATTGTGA
- the rsmD gene encoding 16S rRNA (guanine(966)-N(2))-methyltransferase RsmD yields the protein MKQTVRIIGGQFRGKKLSFPAIEGLRPTPDRVKETLFNWLMNDIRGARCLDAFAGSGALGFEAFSRGASRVVLVEASKKAYSNLQTIASSFNSPVITVINADAEYYLKHCKEVFDIIFLDPPFAKNYQLQCLDILAHSNLLPPGGLVYLESPDKLPIDPVHWQEEKLKQAGQVTYGLYKKN from the coding sequence GTGAAACAAACTGTCCGAATCATAGGAGGCCAATTTCGCGGGAAAAAACTGTCTTTTCCTGCAATTGAAGGCCTGCGCCCTACTCCTGATCGAGTTAAGGAAACTCTATTTAACTGGTTAATGAATGATATTCGAGGTGCCCGTTGTTTGGATGCTTTCGCTGGCAGCGGTGCACTTGGCTTTGAAGCATTTTCTCGAGGAGCCAGTCGGGTCGTGCTCGTCGAAGCCTCTAAAAAAGCCTATAGCAATTTGCAAACTATCGCTTCATCATTTAATTCTCCTGTCATTACTGTAATCAATGCTGATGCAGAATATTACCTTAAACATTGCAAGGAAGTGTTTGATATTATTTTTTTAGATCCGCCTTTTGCGAAGAATTATCAACTTCAATGTTTGGATATTTTAGCGCATTCAAATTTGCTGCCTCCTGGTGGCTTGGTTTATCTTGAATCACCTGATAAACTGCCAATTGATCCAGTACATTGGCAAGAAGAAAAATTAAAACAAGCAGGACAAGTAACTTATGGCCTTTATAAGAAGAACTAA
- the dotB gene encoding Dot/Icm type IV secretion system ATPase DotB, which yields MSSTNINLMPDEPTRFTPVFMDKMLEHAEGLKASDITIQTGEPIYAEVYGRLYKITNRRLSNTELGDLINSIYGPNATTQLLSGKDIDTHYEFRPNRGVRYRYRVNATSCLVEGHDAIQITLRTIPTTPPKLETMGLPDNILEAIAPQEGIVFITGATGSGKSTLLASIIRELIEKEDSHRKVLTYEAPIEFVYDEIETISAVVSQSEIPRHLPDFADGVRNALRRKPRLIMVGECRDAETISAALEAALTGHPVYTTLHTSGVAETMRRLVTSFAGEERIGRTIDILETIRLCIWQKLVPTVDGKRVALREYLVFDEQVRDALLEGDPNEVTSLTRKLVRERGQLMTVDARSKFEQGLISERTYKLIIAGTKEYQR from the coding sequence ATGAGCAGTACAAATATTAATTTAATGCCCGATGAGCCGACGCGTTTTACCCCGGTATTTATGGATAAAATGCTTGAGCATGCAGAGGGCCTTAAAGCTTCTGACATTACCATTCAGACCGGTGAACCTATTTATGCCGAAGTCTATGGACGTTTGTACAAAATCACCAACCGCCGTCTTTCCAACACGGAGCTTGGCGATCTGATTAACTCCATTTATGGCCCTAATGCGACAACCCAGCTGCTTTCCGGTAAAGACATCGACACCCATTACGAATTTCGACCAAATCGCGGTGTGCGATATCGTTATCGTGTGAATGCTACATCTTGTCTCGTTGAAGGCCATGATGCAATTCAAATTACTTTAAGAACCATACCGACCACGCCACCAAAACTTGAAACCATGGGGTTGCCTGACAATATTCTTGAGGCCATAGCGCCACAAGAAGGCATTGTCTTTATTACGGGAGCTACCGGTTCCGGAAAATCGACGCTCCTGGCATCCATTATCCGTGAATTAATCGAGAAAGAAGATTCTCATCGTAAAGTACTTACTTATGAGGCACCAATCGAATTCGTGTATGACGAAATCGAAACCATCTCAGCGGTGGTCAGCCAATCCGAAATTCCCCGTCATTTACCAGACTTTGCCGATGGGGTAAGAAATGCCCTTCGACGTAAGCCAAGGTTAATTATGGTGGGCGAGTGTCGTGATGCCGAAACGATTAGTGCAGCACTTGAAGCCGCTTTAACGGGTCATCCTGTTTACACCACACTTCACACCTCAGGAGTGGCCGAAACCATGCGCCGCCTGGTTACATCCTTCGCGGGGGAAGAGCGTATCGGAAGAACCATTGATATTCTTGAAACCATTCGCCTGTGTATTTGGCAAAAACTGGTTCCCACTGTTGACGGTAAACGTGTGGCTTTACGTGAATACCTTGTTTTTGATGAGCAGGTTCGCGATGCCCTGTTGGAAGGTGATCCCAATGAAGTTACCTCCCTAACCCGAAAATTGGTCCGCGAACGGGGACAGCTTATGACTGTGGATGCCAGAAGCAAATTTGAGCAGGGACTCATTTCTGAAAGAACCTACAAGCTCATCATTGCCGGCACGAAAGAATACCAGCGATAA